Proteins encoded by one window of Nocardia goodfellowii:
- a CDS encoding nitroreductase family deazaflavin-dependent oxidoreductase gives MAVAEDLDHATDSPLDWVAEQTRVYMTSGGTEGHVNDGVHALVLATTGRATGQPRRTCLIYGRSGEDFVVVASNGGAAHDPAWFTNLLADPSVGVQAGTRRFTAHARVATAAERETLWPQMAQIFPLYDEYAQHTDRTIPIVVLTPQAESRF, from the coding sequence ATGGCCGTCGCCGAAGACCTTGACCATGCCACCGACTCACCATTGGATTGGGTCGCCGAGCAAACCCGCGTCTATATGACCTCGGGCGGCACCGAGGGGCACGTGAACGACGGAGTGCACGCGCTCGTTTTGGCCACCACCGGGCGCGCCACCGGTCAACCGCGCCGCACCTGCCTCATCTACGGTCGCTCAGGTGAAGATTTCGTCGTCGTCGCCTCCAACGGCGGCGCGGCTCACGACCCGGCATGGTTCACAAATCTCCTGGCCGACCCCAGCGTCGGAGTCCAGGCCGGCACCCGCCGATTCACCGCCCACGCCCGAGTCGCCACCGCCGCCGAGCGCGAGACCCTGTGGCCGCAGATGGCCCAGATCTTCCCGCTCTACGACGAATACGCGCAGCACACCGACCGGACGATCCCGATCGTCGTGCTCACGCCGCAGGCCGAATCTCGGTTCTGA
- a CDS encoding IclR family transcriptional regulator — translation MRNPPLPERPATAVGSLDRGLRLLQLLRDYGSLRVMDAAAHLDISRSSAHRLLQTLAYRGFAVQDDAHVYLPGPSLDAAPARLAWTKGFRALCQPHLEVLSRRSGESANLMIRVRDSVRFLGTVRAQSMYATHDRDGVVMPAHLASGGKSLLALLPEDELTQLYRSGREPLLTDREFHALRADLAATRRRGFAVNFEATERGVAAVGTAIADRDGGAIGALSLSCRADRFPALVGRTLAPLVLDAKAQIEQDLAIIDLGMNS, via the coding sequence ATGCGAAATCCCCCCTTGCCCGAGCGACCGGCCACGGCGGTGGGTTCGCTCGACCGTGGCCTGCGGTTGTTGCAGTTACTGCGCGACTACGGCAGCCTGCGGGTCATGGACGCCGCGGCCCACCTCGACATCTCGCGGTCCAGTGCCCATCGTCTGCTGCAGACCCTGGCCTACCGCGGTTTCGCGGTGCAGGACGACGCGCACGTCTACCTGCCCGGACCGTCGCTGGACGCGGCGCCGGCGCGGCTGGCGTGGACCAAGGGTTTCCGCGCGCTGTGCCAGCCGCATCTGGAGGTGCTGTCGCGGCGCAGCGGTGAATCGGCGAACCTGATGATCCGGGTCCGCGACAGCGTCCGGTTCCTGGGCACCGTGCGCGCCCAGTCGATGTATGCCACCCACGATCGCGACGGTGTCGTCATGCCCGCGCACCTGGCGTCGGGCGGCAAATCGTTGCTGGCCCTGCTGCCCGAGGACGAGCTCACCCAGCTCTACCGATCCGGCCGCGAGCCACTGCTCACCGACCGCGAATTCCATGCCCTGCGTGCCGATTTGGCGGCCACGCGGCGGCGTGGCTTCGCCGTCAATTTCGAGGCCACCGAACGAGGGGTGGCCGCGGTGGGCACGGCCATCGCCGACCGTGACGGTGGTGCGATCGGCGCGTTGTCGCTGTCGTGCCGCGCGGATCGCTTCCCCGCACTGGTCGGCCGGACCCTCGCTCCGCTGGTGCTCGACGCCAAAGCTCAGATCGAGCAGGATCTCGCCATCATCGATCTGGGCATGAACAGCTGA
- a CDS encoding FAD-dependent monooxygenase has protein sequence MENCDSGNDRALVVGGGIGGLATALGLLKSGKKVVVLEQAAEFGEIGAGLQLGPNATRILDSWGLLEQVTAIGVLPRNLVMRDAISGAELGRLPFTAEFTARFAAPYVVIHRTDLHAILLDACRAAGADLRTGVRVEHVEDGGSTVVAEDGRTFSGEATIAADGLHSIHRRALVGDDLIPSGYVAYRGTIPVSAAGAADRALDDVVVWVGPGSHLVQYRLRAGDILNQVAVFESPSFLRGADQCGGVDELDAAFAGCHPRVREAIAHIGKQRRWPLYDRLPAQNWATERLVLTGDAAHPMLQYLAQGCCQALEDAKTLELLVAETPQATDWPAVIQRFTRARIPRTAEVQTKARLFGELCHARGMHRLLRNELLAKLDTGDLLDYADWLYRGPVFDLMRHTSRAVA, from the coding sequence ATGGAAAACTGTGACTCAGGTAACGACCGCGCGCTGGTGGTCGGCGGCGGAATCGGTGGTCTGGCCACCGCACTCGGTCTGCTCAAGTCTGGAAAAAAGGTCGTTGTGCTGGAACAAGCGGCCGAGTTCGGCGAGATCGGCGCGGGACTGCAACTCGGCCCGAACGCGACGCGAATCTTGGACTCGTGGGGTCTGCTGGAACAGGTGACGGCGATCGGAGTCCTGCCGCGCAATCTCGTCATGCGGGACGCGATCTCGGGGGCGGAGCTCGGCCGGCTTCCGTTCACCGCGGAATTCACCGCTCGCTTCGCAGCGCCCTACGTGGTGATCCACCGCACGGACCTGCACGCGATCCTGCTCGACGCCTGCCGCGCGGCCGGGGCGGATCTGCGCACCGGAGTCCGGGTCGAGCACGTCGAGGACGGCGGCTCGACGGTCGTCGCCGAGGACGGGCGCACCTTCAGCGGGGAGGCGACCATCGCCGCCGACGGCTTGCACTCGATCCACCGCCGCGCCCTCGTCGGGGACGATCTCATTCCCTCCGGCTACGTCGCCTACCGCGGCACCATCCCCGTCAGCGCCGCCGGTGCCGCCGACCGCGCGCTCGACGACGTCGTCGTCTGGGTGGGCCCCGGCAGCCATCTGGTGCAGTACCGGCTGCGCGCCGGCGACATCCTCAACCAGGTGGCGGTCTTCGAATCACCGTCCTTCCTGCGCGGTGCGGACCAATGCGGTGGCGTCGACGAACTCGACGCCGCTTTCGCCGGCTGCCACCCCCGGGTGCGCGAGGCCATCGCCCATATCGGCAAGCAACGCCGCTGGCCGCTCTATGACCGGCTACCCGCCCAGAACTGGGCCACCGAGCGCCTGGTGCTCACCGGCGACGCCGCCCACCCCATGCTGCAATATCTCGCCCAAGGCTGCTGCCAGGCCCTCGAGGATGCCAAAACCCTCGAACTGCTCGTCGCCGAAACCCCGCAGGCCACCGACTGGCCCGCGGTCATCCAACGGTTCACCCGGGCGCGCATTCCCCGCACGGCCGAGGTGCAGACCAAGGCACGCCTGTTCGGCGAACTCTGTCACGCCCGCGGCATGCACCGCCTGCTCCGCAACGAACTGCTCGCCAAACTCGACACCGGCGATCTGCTCGACTACGCCGACTGGCTCTATCGCGGCCCCGTCTTCGACCTCATGCGGCACACATCCCGCGCCGTCGCCTGA
- a CDS encoding fumarylacetoacetate hydrolase family protein, whose translation MRLAVLDGDRAAIVTDTGVHDITDLLPTCAGPSGGPWLPWLERGGSVADLAALDLSRCPAQPLATAALRAPLPRPGKIVAAPVNYLDHKVEMREQKTIAEYGVFLKANTSVIGPGDTVELPYTDKRTDQEGELAVVIGRTARHVPVRRALDHVFGYTGVLDITVRSTEDRSTRKSFDTFTPLGPWIVTADEVGDPGTLPLRCWVDGELRQHTNTSELIFSVAELVAYASSVMTLHPGDVIATGTPAGVGPLRHGSSIRLEIGRIGTLEVGVSARHAIDYADRPGAHLDFRAASE comes from the coding sequence ATGCGTCTCGCAGTTCTCGACGGCGACCGTGCCGCGATCGTCACCGACACCGGCGTCCACGACATCACCGACCTGCTACCTACCTGCGCCGGCCCCTCCGGCGGACCCTGGCTGCCCTGGCTCGAACGCGGCGGAAGCGTCGCGGACCTGGCCGCTCTGGACCTGTCGCGCTGCCCGGCCCAGCCCTTGGCCACCGCCGCATTGCGTGCTCCCCTGCCGCGGCCCGGCAAGATCGTCGCCGCCCCGGTCAACTATCTCGACCACAAAGTCGAGATGCGCGAGCAGAAGACGATCGCCGAGTACGGCGTCTTCCTCAAGGCGAACACCTCGGTCATCGGCCCGGGTGACACCGTCGAGTTGCCCTACACCGACAAGCGCACCGATCAGGAAGGCGAACTCGCGGTCGTCATCGGCCGTACCGCGCGGCACGTGCCGGTGCGGCGAGCGCTCGACCACGTCTTCGGCTACACCGGCGTCCTGGACATCACCGTCCGCTCCACCGAGGACCGCTCAACCCGCAAGTCCTTCGACACCTTCACTCCACTCGGCCCGTGGATCGTCACCGCCGACGAGGTCGGTGACCCCGGCACCCTGCCGTTGCGCTGCTGGGTCGATGGTGAATTGCGCCAGCACACCAACACCTCCGAGCTGATTTTCTCGGTGGCCGAACTGGTCGCCTACGCGAGCTCGGTGATGACCCTGCACCCCGGCGACGTCATCGCGACCGGCACACCGGCCGGCGTGGGACCACTTCGGCACGGCAGCTCGATCCGCCTCGAGATCGGCCGCATCGGGACTTTGGAGGTCGGGGTCAGCGCCCGCCACGCCATCGACTACGCCGACCGGCCCGGCGCGCACCTCGATTTCCGCGCGGCGAGCGAATGA
- a CDS encoding MFS transporter: protein MSTAVDIKSRIESAPMRPLQYAVVTVCVLLNMLDGFDVLALAFSASHISEEWSLSGAQLGILLSAALFGMAAGSILVAQVADIAGRRRTIVVAAVVVAAGMALSALATGFVMLLVVRVVTGIAIGTLQACLNVMVAEYSSARHRSIAISFYTAGQPIGGTLGGIAAGVLLAHFEWRAVFAAGAIATLCTALLAAAVLPESVDFLLTRRPRDALARTNTILSRLRLPELTELPPASSRKNAAAAHWRDITTGPTSVTTLLLGFSFFVLMAGFYFANSWTPKLVTSSGFSTADGVQAGVCFSAGGIVGALAFGPLAMRFGVRPALTALFGVAGFAFALYALSMGSLPTALIAAVVLGMATSAVMAGMFSIGPMYYSASARATAVGLIIGIGRVGAIFSPIIAGALIDLDWAPKSLYFLFFVPLIAGAVAVYALRGRQPVLADSRGAVDTAPLAH, encoded by the coding sequence ATGAGCACCGCCGTGGACATCAAATCGCGGATCGAGTCCGCGCCGATGCGGCCATTGCAGTACGCGGTGGTGACGGTGTGCGTGTTGCTGAACATGCTCGACGGGTTCGACGTGCTCGCGCTGGCGTTCAGCGCCTCCCACATCTCCGAGGAATGGTCGCTCAGCGGCGCGCAACTCGGAATCCTGCTCAGCGCGGCGCTGTTCGGGATGGCCGCCGGATCCATCCTGGTCGCCCAAGTGGCCGATATCGCAGGCCGACGCCGCACGATCGTCGTCGCCGCGGTGGTCGTGGCCGCCGGGATGGCGCTGTCGGCGCTGGCGACCGGTTTCGTGATGCTGCTCGTGGTCCGGGTCGTCACCGGCATCGCCATCGGCACGTTGCAGGCCTGCCTCAACGTCATGGTCGCCGAGTACTCCTCGGCCCGCCATCGTTCGATCGCGATCAGCTTCTATACCGCGGGCCAGCCGATCGGCGGCACCCTCGGCGGCATCGCCGCGGGAGTGCTGCTCGCGCACTTCGAATGGCGCGCGGTGTTCGCGGCCGGTGCGATCGCCACGCTCTGCACGGCGCTGCTCGCGGCCGCGGTGCTGCCGGAATCGGTCGATTTCCTGCTGACCCGCCGCCCGCGCGACGCGCTCGCCCGCACGAACACGATCCTGTCCCGGTTGCGGCTACCCGAACTCACCGAACTGCCACCGGCGTCGAGCCGCAAGAACGCGGCAGCGGCACACTGGCGCGACATCACCACCGGCCCCACCTCGGTAACCACGCTGCTGCTGGGATTCAGTTTCTTCGTACTGATGGCCGGGTTCTATTTCGCCAACTCCTGGACACCGAAACTGGTGACCAGCAGCGGGTTCAGCACCGCGGACGGGGTGCAGGCCGGGGTCTGTTTCAGCGCCGGCGGGATCGTGGGCGCGTTGGCGTTCGGTCCGCTGGCCATGCGTTTCGGTGTCCGCCCCGCACTGACCGCCCTGTTCGGTGTGGCGGGTTTCGCGTTCGCGCTCTACGCCCTGTCGATGGGGTCGTTGCCGACCGCGCTGATCGCGGCGGTCGTCCTGGGCATGGCGACCAGTGCCGTCATGGCCGGCATGTTCTCGATCGGTCCGATGTACTACAGCGCTTCGGCTCGGGCGACCGCCGTGGGCCTGATCATCGGCATCGGCCGCGTCGGCGCGATCTTCTCGCCCATCATCGCCGGCGCGCTCATCGACCTCGACTGGGCACCGAAAAGCCTCTACTTCCTGTTCTTCGTACCGCTGATCGCGGGCGCGGTAGCCGTCTACGCGCTGCGCGGCCGTCAGCCCGTACTCGCCGACAGCCGAGGCGCCGTCGATACCGCACCTCTCGCGCATTAA
- a CDS encoding cupin domain-containing protein, which translates to MTSNNTTPDASAELDRLYADFARNSTAPLWTQTGNLMPESPAPAAVPHVWQWSELLDIARRSGELVPVGRGGERRAIGLANPGLAPTPYATPTLWCAIQWLGPRETAPEHRHAQNAFRFVIEGEGVWTVVDGDPVAMRRGDLLITPGWCFHGHHNQTDQPMAWIDGLDVPLAHDLDLGFFEFGPDAVSDASTPSVSRSERLWSHPGLTPLSAPGAREATPIAAYRWEHTDRALREQLLLQDEGHPATLEPGHAAIKYTNPTTGGDVLPTIRCEFHRLRAAAESAVRRDVGSSIWQVFSGNGQVVLGTEQRALATGDIFVVPSWVPWSLRAESDLDLFRFSDAPVVERLRYHRPSNR; encoded by the coding sequence ATGACCAGCAACAACACCACCCCGGACGCCAGCGCCGAATTGGACCGTCTCTACGCCGATTTCGCGCGCAACTCGACCGCTCCGCTGTGGACCCAGACCGGCAACCTCATGCCGGAAAGTCCCGCACCCGCGGCGGTCCCGCACGTGTGGCAGTGGTCGGAACTGCTCGACATCGCCCGCCGCTCAGGCGAACTCGTCCCGGTCGGGCGCGGCGGTGAACGGCGTGCGATCGGTTTGGCCAACCCCGGCCTCGCACCCACTCCGTACGCCACCCCCACCCTGTGGTGCGCCATCCAGTGGCTCGGTCCTCGCGAAACCGCGCCCGAACATCGCCACGCCCAGAACGCTTTCCGTTTCGTCATCGAGGGCGAAGGGGTGTGGACGGTCGTCGACGGTGATCCGGTCGCCATGCGCCGCGGCGATCTGCTCATCACGCCGGGGTGGTGTTTCCACGGCCACCACAACCAGACCGATCAGCCGATGGCGTGGATCGACGGTCTCGATGTGCCGCTTGCCCATGACCTGGATCTGGGGTTCTTCGAATTCGGGCCCGACGCGGTCAGCGATGCCTCCACCCCCTCGGTGTCCCGGTCGGAGCGATTGTGGAGCCATCCCGGCCTCACCCCGCTCTCCGCGCCCGGCGCACGCGAGGCGACCCCGATCGCGGCCTACCGCTGGGAACACACCGACCGGGCGCTGCGCGAGCAGTTGCTGCTGCAGGACGAAGGGCATCCGGCAACCCTCGAACCCGGGCACGCGGCGATCAAATACACCAATCCGACCACCGGCGGCGATGTGCTGCCGACCATCCGCTGCGAGTTCCATCGGCTGCGGGCGGCGGCCGAATCAGCGGTCCGCCGAGATGTCGGCTCCTCGATCTGGCAGGTGTTCAGCGGCAACGGGCAGGTCGTACTCGGCACCGAACAACGTGCGCTGGCCACCGGAGACATTTTCGTGGTGCCGTCCTGGGTGCCGTGGTCGCTGCGGGCCGAGAGCGACCTCGACCTGTTCCGATTCTCCGACGCGCCGGTCGTCGAGCGATTGCGGTATCACCGGCCATCGAATAGGTGA
- a CDS encoding TetR/AcrR family transcriptional regulator, with amino-acid sequence MSAPRGRIDKQQAVLTAAFTVFARSGYAQARVDEIAAEAQVAKATVYNHFGDKETLFRQVVQALSDTALAANLAAVEHLVDNDDLPATLREVGFQLARCYCAEESRVLRRLVAAEAAQFPDLLDIVGAVPRRVTQALADRLARLALAGSLHIDDPEMAATQFTALLTGGLDSRSRLGTRAVPDTEIRTGTDAAAATFLKAFGGANHS; translated from the coding sequence ATGAGCGCGCCCCGCGGACGTATCGACAAACAGCAAGCCGTGCTGACGGCGGCATTCACCGTGTTCGCACGCTCGGGATACGCCCAGGCCCGAGTCGACGAGATCGCCGCCGAAGCGCAGGTCGCCAAGGCCACCGTCTACAACCACTTCGGCGACAAGGAAACGCTGTTCCGTCAAGTCGTGCAGGCACTGTCCGACACCGCCCTCGCGGCCAACCTCGCCGCGGTCGAGCACCTGGTCGACAACGACGACCTCCCGGCGACCCTGCGCGAGGTCGGATTTCAACTCGCCCGGTGTTATTGCGCCGAGGAATCGCGCGTCCTGCGCCGCCTGGTCGCCGCCGAAGCCGCGCAGTTCCCCGACCTGCTCGACATCGTCGGTGCGGTCCCGCGCCGGGTCACCCAGGCGCTCGCCGACCGGCTGGCCCGCCTCGCACTGGCGGGCAGCCTCCACATCGACGACCCCGAAATGGCCGCCACCCAATTCACCGCCCTGCTCACCGGCGGCTTGGACAGCCGATCCCGGCTCGGCACCCGCGCGGTTCCCGACACCGAAATCCGCACGGGCACAGACGCCGCGGCCGCGACGTTCCTCAAAGCGTTCGGGGGCGCGAACCACTCCTGA
- a CDS encoding SDR family NAD(P)-dependent oxidoreductase has translation MKTVVISGGTDGMGKALALTYLRRGDQVVVIGTNAAKGQAVLDAATELDARSRVEFIQADLSSVDRTQRVIDRITATHHSVDALVLGARYFRATRSVTAEGFEANFALFYLSRYLLGHGLVAQLEQADAPVILDLSGPGGDLSRIRWDDLQFAHAYNPDEVMGQCGKLSDLLAVAFTRRYPHTPIRYVLLHPGLTATGFTGEYDAATAELVARMRQQGQPVEAALHRILRHLDHPPAAPLSAFMQDNPVDVHSAPFDPAAADRLSALTAELLR, from the coding sequence GTGAAGACCGTGGTCATTTCCGGTGGGACCGATGGCATGGGTAAGGCGCTCGCGCTGACCTACCTCCGACGGGGCGACCAGGTGGTCGTCATCGGCACCAACGCCGCGAAAGGGCAGGCGGTTCTCGACGCCGCCACCGAGCTCGATGCCCGCTCGCGCGTCGAGTTCATCCAGGCGGACTTGAGCTCGGTAGACCGGACTCAACGAGTGATCGACCGGATCACCGCGACGCATCACAGCGTGGACGCTCTCGTCCTGGGCGCGCGATACTTCCGTGCGACACGATCGGTCACCGCAGAGGGCTTTGAAGCCAACTTCGCGCTGTTCTATCTGAGCCGATACCTGCTCGGGCACGGCCTCGTCGCACAACTCGAGCAGGCCGACGCCCCGGTGATCCTCGACCTGTCCGGCCCCGGCGGCGACCTATCCCGAATCCGCTGGGACGACCTGCAATTCGCCCATGCCTACAACCCGGACGAGGTCATGGGCCAATGTGGCAAACTCAGCGACCTGCTCGCCGTAGCCTTCACCCGCCGCTACCCCCACACCCCCATCCGATACGTCCTCCTGCACCCCGGCCTCACCGCAACCGGTTTCACCGGCGAATACGACGCCGCCACAGCCGAATTGGTGGCCCGCATGCGCCAACAGGGCCAACCGGTCGAAGCCGCCCTGCACCGCATCCTCCGACACCTCGACCACCCGCCGGCCGCACCCCTTTCGGCGTTCATGCAAGACAACCCGGTCGACGTACACAGCGCACCATTCGACCCCGCGGCAGCCGACCGATTGTCCGCGCTAACCGCCGAACTCCTGCGCTGA
- a CDS encoding DUF6301 family protein, with product MRVDLDRATQAVRVATEFDWTWTIEDLPGFTERLGWQLSDIDQLAPKITTDFDINRTDATAFLDRVGQHGAARALDAIWFYASDVVLDDPSVEPAMSEAFEELAQRVFEAVGQRPTGAWTKPTRGLRWDLRQVAIKIATDGEAVEVRLISPAHQAWNDENDRQLEEEQDLDSGTGRVWHFD from the coding sequence ATGCGAGTAGACCTAGACCGCGCCACCCAGGCGGTACGCGTAGCCACAGAGTTCGATTGGACCTGGACCATCGAGGACCTGCCCGGCTTCACCGAACGCCTCGGCTGGCAACTGAGCGATATCGATCAGCTCGCCCCGAAGATCACTACCGATTTCGATATCAACCGCACCGACGCGACGGCCTTCCTCGACCGCGTCGGCCAACACGGTGCCGCGCGCGCTCTGGACGCGATCTGGTTTTACGCCAGCGACGTCGTCCTGGATGACCCGAGCGTCGAACCTGCGATGTCGGAGGCCTTCGAGGAACTCGCTCAGCGCGTGTTCGAGGCGGTAGGGCAGCGGCCGACAGGGGCGTGGACCAAGCCGACCCGCGGGTTGCGCTGGGACCTCCGCCAAGTCGCTATCAAGATAGCGACCGACGGCGAAGCCGTCGAGGTACGGCTTATCAGTCCAGCGCATCAAGCGTGGAATGACGAGAACGACAGGCAGCTCGAGGAAGAGCAGGACCTTGATTCAGGCACAGGCAGGGTTTGGCATTTCGACTGA
- a CDS encoding SMI1/KNR4 family protein — translation MNWRAWLELWSEEKIAGSAPGELEPEIVRQRWLGYAPAAEADIEAVEQRLGLRLPPSYRGFLLTTDGWRHAGEFVSQMRDTTNLGWLRDLEPHWESWADLIAEPPTGAPGNPFDRGLLISLHADAGVLFLDPGDRDGNGEWAAYSVFSWAESPQRYPSFTALMESLYQGFHQLRQPMGKTRDSWDLVVEQARGEALSGDIDTAMAHLAKAQEFGRPRAKVLQVQLQMFLATSSPYEASRLLSHLLPPESAPDGFFPGPLFTEDFLPCMFLHHEHKEPWYASALETAQYLADRAHAGHRQALAIAQRHAADEHSGYSELEVAQLLEMTQNDQGLEIGRAIDEHRARVRQPGYRHSYGNQTFDTAVRDALAEHRSDPTALWHALGEAMPHWQPRTPDHIAPVALLADPVVAYSLTPERGRALLSKPRRGR, via the coding sequence ATGAACTGGAGAGCGTGGTTGGAGCTATGGAGCGAGGAAAAGATCGCCGGCAGTGCTCCTGGTGAGCTGGAGCCGGAGATCGTGCGGCAGCGCTGGCTCGGATACGCCCCGGCCGCCGAGGCCGACATCGAAGCGGTCGAGCAGCGTCTCGGTCTGAGGTTGCCGCCTTCCTATCGCGGCTTCCTGCTGACCACCGACGGGTGGCGCCATGCCGGGGAATTCGTGTCGCAGATGCGGGACACCACCAATCTGGGGTGGCTGCGTGACCTCGAACCGCACTGGGAGTCGTGGGCCGATCTGATCGCCGAGCCGCCAACCGGCGCGCCGGGGAACCCGTTCGATCGCGGGCTGCTGATCTCGCTGCACGCCGACGCCGGGGTGCTGTTCCTGGACCCGGGCGACCGTGACGGGAACGGCGAGTGGGCGGCCTACAGCGTGTTTTCCTGGGCCGAGTCCCCGCAGCGCTACCCGTCTTTCACCGCCCTCATGGAATCGCTGTACCAAGGCTTTCATCAGTTACGTCAGCCGATGGGTAAGACTCGTGACAGCTGGGATCTGGTGGTGGAACAGGCTCGGGGCGAGGCTCTTTCCGGGGACATCGACACCGCCATGGCGCACTTGGCGAAAGCCCAAGAATTCGGCCGACCACGTGCCAAAGTTCTACAAGTCCAGCTCCAGATGTTCCTCGCTACCTCCTCCCCGTACGAGGCCTCCAGGCTGCTCTCGCATCTGCTGCCGCCGGAATCCGCCCCGGATGGATTCTTTCCCGGTCCGCTGTTCACCGAAGACTTCCTGCCGTGCATGTTCCTGCACCACGAACATAAGGAACCCTGGTATGCCTCCGCGCTCGAGACCGCTCAGTACCTGGCAGATCGCGCACACGCCGGACACCGCCAAGCCCTCGCCATCGCCCAGCGGCACGCCGCCGATGAGCACTCGGGGTATTCCGAGCTCGAAGTTGCCCAACTCCTCGAAATGACTCAGAACGACCAAGGGTTAGAGATTGGACGCGCCATCGACGAGCACCGAGCGCGGGTGCGGCAGCCCGGCTATCGGCATTCCTACGGAAACCAAACCTTCGACACCGCGGTGCGAGACGCGCTCGCTGAACACCGCTCCGACCCCACCGCGCTGTGGCACGCGCTCGGGGAGGCGATGCCGCATTGGCAGCCCCGTACTCCGGACCACATCGCTCCGGTCGCGCTGCTTGCCGACCCGGTGGTGGCGTACAGCCTCACCCCGGAACGCGGCCGTGCGTTGTTGAGTAAACCGCGGCGCGGCCGCTGA
- a CDS encoding nitroreductase/quinone reductase family protein, with the protein MSTGGVSLLAQFFSAGARFANRRGIYAGRRFTKVHVRCYRWSNGRIGGHIPGRRDARILLLDHVGAKSGVRRTSPLVYITDGAVTAVAASKAGQPTHPAWLHNLLAQPHTTIQLGARSCRVRVRLANASEREQLWRRFVETVPDYKFYQQHGGPRTIPIVILEPR; encoded by the coding sequence ATGTCTACTGGCGGCGTGTCGTTACTCGCCCAGTTCTTTTCCGCCGGAGCGCGATTCGCCAATCGACGTGGCATCTACGCGGGGCGCCGCTTCACCAAGGTGCACGTACGCTGCTATCGATGGTCGAACGGCAGGATCGGCGGGCACATCCCTGGCCGACGCGACGCGCGCATTTTGCTGCTCGATCATGTCGGCGCGAAAAGCGGTGTGCGCCGGACCTCCCCGCTGGTCTACATCACCGACGGCGCGGTGACAGCAGTCGCGGCGTCCAAGGCCGGGCAACCGACCCATCCCGCCTGGCTGCACAACCTGCTCGCGCAACCGCACACCACCATCCAACTCGGCGCTCGATCGTGTCGAGTACGAGTTCGTCTCGCCAATGCTTCCGAGCGCGAACAGCTGTGGCGCCGGTTCGTGGAAACGGTCCCCGACTACAAGTTCTATCAACAGCACGGCGGGCCCCGGACTATCCCGATCGTGATCCTCGAGCCGCGGTAG
- a CDS encoding DUF1801 domain-containing protein, whose amino-acid sequence MTYLADPRVDAYIDALPEWQQAICHEVRALVHAADPAVVETIKRTRQPYFVLDGNICALLAAKTHVNVFLYDGAIVPDPEGIITAGHDNKTARTVAFREGEKINAPALTAMFEQIIANNRAGGWRKIKRERDAN is encoded by the coding sequence ATGACATATCTCGCCGATCCCCGCGTCGACGCCTACATCGACGCGCTGCCCGAGTGGCAGCAAGCCATCTGCCACGAAGTCCGCGCGCTCGTCCACGCCGCCGACCCCGCGGTCGTGGAGACCATCAAACGCACCAGACAGCCGTATTTCGTCCTCGACGGCAATATCTGCGCCCTGCTCGCGGCCAAAACCCACGTCAACGTCTTCCTCTACGACGGTGCGATCGTGCCCGATCCCGAAGGCATCATCACCGCCGGCCACGACAACAAAACCGCCAGGACCGTCGCGTTCCGAGAAGGGGAGAAGATCAACGCCCCCGCACTCACCGCCATGTTCGAGCAGATCATCGCCAACAACCGCGCGGGCGGCTGGCGCAAGATCAAGCGGGAGCGGGACGCGAACTAG
- a CDS encoding tautomerase family protein, with amino-acid sequence MPFVELFVPKGSLDQDRREEIGGRLVSEVMLAEGAPDTEAARSISWLVVNEIDAWFVGGRRLPAGEKPKYVVRVGVPAGSMNDEKRGDIVRRVTRVLADADEDPARFAEAATAWVHINEIPEGNWGARGEIVRIEDIVSLVSS; translated from the coding sequence ATGCCGTTCGTGGAATTGTTCGTTCCCAAGGGCTCGCTCGACCAAGACCGCCGCGAGGAGATCGGCGGCCGGCTGGTGTCGGAGGTGATGCTCGCGGAAGGCGCGCCCGACACCGAAGCGGCGCGCTCCATTTCCTGGCTGGTGGTCAACGAGATCGACGCCTGGTTCGTCGGCGGACGTCGGCTCCCCGCCGGTGAGAAGCCGAAATACGTCGTGCGCGTAGGGGTTCCGGCCGGATCGATGAACGACGAGAAGCGCGGCGACATCGTGCGCCGAGTCACCCGCGTCCTGGCCGATGCCGACGAGGACCCGGCGCGGTTCGCCGAGGCCGCCACCGCGTGGGTGCATATCAACGAGATCCCCGAAGGCAACTGGGGAGCGCGCGGGGAGATCGTGCGGATCGAGGACATCGTCTCCTTGGTCTCCAGCTAG